Sequence from the Saccharopolyspora pogona genome:
GATGAAGGTCATCCACGAGGGTCTGCCGGTGCTGCCACTGCCGCCGACCACCAAGCGGTACGAGGACGGCGGCGACGAGTTCCAGGTGCCCAATGTCGTCGGCACGGACGCGAAGCGGGCCACCGAGACGCTGGAGAAGGCAGGCTACAAGGTCCAGCAGCGCTCGGTGAGCAGCACGCGCAAGCAGGGCACGGTGACCAGCCAGACGCCGCGCGGCTTCGCACTGCCCGGCGAGGTCGTGACGATCTCGGTCAGCACCGGGTACGTGCCGCCGCCGTCGCCGGAAAAGCCTCCACCCGGCCCGCCGCAGCAGGGCCAACCGCCGCAGCAGCCGGGCGGCCGGCCACCGCAGCAGCCGGAACAACCCGTGCTGCCGCCGGGCATCTTCCCGCCGTGACCGACCGCAAGTTCCATTGAAATCGGACCTTCGATTTCAATGGAACTTGCGGACCTCCGGCGTGTCGGATCCCGACACGCCGGGGGCTGTGGGGAACTTCCGCAAGTTCCATTGAAATTGCGGTCGGGACCGTCGCGCGATGGGTCGGGTCGGCGGTTCTTAGACTCGGGGCGTGACGAACACGCAGGTGAGCACCAGGCGCGCGCGATCCCGCTACCGGTTGCTGGAGGTGCGGGCGACCGAGCGAGTCACGCCCCGGATGGTGCGCGTCACGCTCGGCGGCTCGGAGCTCTCGGACTTCGTCAGCAACGGTAGCGACCAGCGGATCAAGCTGTGCCTGTCGCAGCCCGGCCAGCCGATGCCGCTGGGCCGGACCCGCGCCGAAGTGTTCGCGCTGCCACGCGAGCAGCAGCCGCGGCAGCGCACCTACACGGTCCGCTGGTTCGACCCGCAGCGGCAGGAGCTGGCGATCGACTTCGTCGTGCACGACCACGACGGCCCGGGAAGCGCCTGGGCGGCGCAGGCCGCGCCCGGCGAGCAGATCGTCACCGTCGGTCCCAGCCCGGCGTACCAGCCGCAGCCGGACGCCGACCCGCTGGTGCTGGTCGGGGACGAGACGGCGCTGCCGGCCATCGCGGCGATCCTGGCGGAGCTGCCCGCGGCGGCCCGCGTGCAGGTGTTCGCCGAGGTCGCTGACGCCGCGGAGGAGCAGGCGCTCCCCTCCGACGCCGATGTGGCCTGGCACTGGCTGCACCGCGACGGCGTCCCGGCAGGCGAGAGCGCGCTGCTCGTGGACGCGCTGCGGTCGGCCGAGCTCGGCCCGAACCCGCACTTGTGGA
This genomic interval carries:
- a CDS encoding siderophore-interacting protein, encoding MSTRRARSRYRLLEVRATERVTPRMVRVTLGGSELSDFVSNGSDQRIKLCLSQPGQPMPLGRTRAEVFALPREQQPRQRTYTVRWFDPQRQELAIDFVVHDHDGPGSAWAAQAAPGEQIVTVGPSPAYQPQPDADPLVLVGDETALPAIAAILAELPAAARVQVFAEVADAAEEQALPSDADVAWHWLHRDGVPAGESALLVDALRSAELGPNPHLWIGAEADVVHQLREHCQQELGLERRRLYALAYWRRNAAGE